In a single window of the Streptacidiphilus sp. P02-A3a genome:
- a CDS encoding RidA family protein, with translation MSVGKVESKLAELGLTLPEVVPPLASYVPAVPSGEYVFTSGQLPMVNGKLGLTGKVGAEVTAEEAKAQARICALNALAAVKSVIGDLDRIERVVKVVGFVASAPDFTGQPGVVNGASELLGEVLGEAGVHARSAVGVAVLPLDAPVEVEIQVRVSAG, from the coding sequence ATGAGCGTGGGCAAGGTCGAGAGCAAGCTGGCGGAGCTGGGGCTGACCCTGCCCGAGGTCGTGCCGCCGCTGGCCTCCTACGTCCCGGCGGTGCCGTCCGGCGAGTACGTCTTCACCTCCGGCCAGCTGCCGATGGTGAACGGCAAGCTCGGCCTGACCGGCAAGGTCGGCGCCGAGGTCACCGCCGAGGAGGCCAAGGCCCAGGCGCGGATCTGCGCGCTGAACGCCCTGGCGGCGGTGAAGTCGGTGATCGGCGACCTGGACCGGATCGAGCGGGTGGTCAAGGTCGTCGGCTTCGTCGCCTCCGCCCCCGACTTCACCGGCCAGCCGGGCGTCGTCAACGGCGCCAGCGAGCTGCTGGGCGAGGTGCTGGGCGAGGCGGGCGTGCACGCCCGCAGCGCGGTCGGCGTCGCGGTGCTGCCGCTGGACGCGCCGGTCGAGGTCGAGATCCAGGTGCGGGTCAGCGCCGGCTGA